One window from the genome of Megalobrama amblycephala isolate DHTTF-2021 linkage group LG4, ASM1881202v1, whole genome shotgun sequence encodes:
- the LOC125266179 gene encoding mucin-7-like: MDNRGKAKRTRKRKIFNDFVNDLDLENDSDMTDIELTQLSQSLLPAKKRKTESNPNKNKQAVKRTVSYPDPPPKYKHPKPMPGQHKPNKDVANSTNNKKKEDQLLCPTHLDETCPTPVFVYPTLSCDSTLHDNKHQYQDGVIDLYPRIINDTMRRSHNEQPSSRNQETFYRPPWTTERVLSTVPNSGLTPQSVPEGTAVPETPQSQTPSPRGHRSPRGHRSPRGHRSPRGHPEGTAVPEDTPVPEDTPVPESQTPQSQRAPQSQRAPQSQRAPQSQRAPQYQWTPQSQRAPQSQSQRAPQSQSQRAPQSQSQRAPQSQSQSQRASHCSHNEQPSARRRIYDSFSRPSGATERVLSPVPNSSRAPQSQRTPQSQRTPQSQRTPQSQRAPQSASRSEHRPDGGTRPSKSAYPMSTTKFQRKVFSMLFDLKDQLKQIVGILDPGRSTTSLKKMDSESDLKLFEESIKDVDVKLICVQQLSRVGGYSVRDCVNKVMNRMMTNALMSKFNMRGGGQLGKKPFKATPLYDIIQDAVKRWSPNTTDSEIDAAMGEHLKHAPGRAGGGGYKQ, from the exons ATGGACAATCGTGGCAAAGCAAAAAGAACTCGAAAGAGGAAAATCTTCAATGACTTTGTTAATG acTTGGACCTTGAAAACGACAGTGACATGACTGACATTGAGTTAACCCAGCTTAGTCAAAGTCTTCTGCCAGCAAAAAAAC GAAAAACAGAGTCTAatccaaataaaaacaaacaagctgTTAAAAGGACTGTGTCCTATCCAGATCCTCCTCCAAAATACAAACATCCAAAACCCATGCCAG GTCAACACAAACCAAATAAAGATGTTgcaaattctacaaacaataaaaaaaaagaag ATCAACTTTTGTGTCCAACACACTTGGATGAGACGTGCCCGACCCCTGTCTTTGTCTACCCTACGTTAAGTT GTGATAGCACACTTcatgacaataaacatcagtaTCAAGATGGTGTTATTGATCTATACCCTAGAATAATCAATGACACCATGAGAC GGTCACATAATGAACAGCCATCTTCCAGAAATCAGGAAACGTTCTACAGGCCACCGTGGACAACTGAAAGAG tATTGTCTACAGTCCCAAATTCTGGATTGACGCCCCAGTCAGTCCCAGAGGGCACCGCAGTCCCAGAGACACCCCAGTCCCAGACACCCAGTCCCAGAGGGCACCGCAGTCCCAGAGGACACCGCAGTCCCAGAGGGCACCGCAGTCCCAGAGGGCACCCAGAGGGCACCGCAGTCCCAGAGGACACCCCAGTCCCAGAGGACACCCCAGTCCCAGAGTCCCAGACACCCCAGTCCCAGAGGGCACCCCAGTCCCAGAGGGCACCGCAGTCCCAGAGGGCACCGCAGTCCCAGAGGGCACCGCAGTACCAGTGGACACCCCAGTCCCAGAGGGCACCCCAGTCCCAGTCCCAGAGGGCACCCCAGTCCCAGTCCCAGAGGGCACCCCAGTCCCAGTCCCAGAGGGCACCCCAGTCCCAGTCCCAGTCCCAGAGGGCATCCCACT GTTCACATAACGAACAGCCATCTGCCAGACGGAGAATTTATGATTCGTTCTCCAGGCCATCTGGGGCAACCGAAAGAG TATTGTCTCCTGTCCCAAATTCTTCACGGGCGCCCCAGTCCCAGAGGACACCCCAATCCCAGAGGACACCCCAGTCCCAGAGGACACCCCAGTCCCAGAGGGCACCCCAGT CTGCATCGAGGAGTGAGCACAGACCTGACG gtGGTACCAGACCCTCAAAGAGTGCCTACCCCATGTCAACCACAA AATTTCAAAGGAAGGTCTTTTCAATGTTGTTCGATTTGAAAGATCAACTTAAGCAAATAGTTGGCATTCTGGACCCTGGCAGGTCTACAACATCTCTAAAGAAGATGGATTCAGAGAGTGACCTAAAACTCTTTGAAGAATCCATCAAAGATGTTGATGTCAAGTTGATCTGT GTCCAGCAACTGTCCAGAGTTGGTGGATATTCTGTTCGCGACTGTGTGAACAAAGTTATGAACAG AATGATGACAAATGCTCTCATGTCCAAATTTAATATGAGGGGTGGTGGCCAGCTTGGGAAAAAGCCATTTAAAGCCACACCTTTATATGACATTATTCAAG ATGCTGTGAAGAGGTGGAGCCCAAACACAACAGACTCTGAAATAGATGCAGCAATGGGGGAACACCTCAAGCACGCTCCAGGAAGAGCTGGGGGTGGAGGATATAAACAATGA